In a genomic window of Zerene cesonia ecotype Mississippi chromosome Z, Zerene_cesonia_1.1, whole genome shotgun sequence:
- the LOC119835763 gene encoding alpha-mannosidase 2-like, producing MRVNGTPVIEILVFLLICDAFCYEKTLRKIVRNQSKMIQTPFSDTKYTTNNYSQSSHLRDFLMFPGYTQVKGGVHKMQRPRVSTILSSVETGRSKATYSKMKLSKNGHQNELRLARDTFYNTSDLPSKTNVLFPDYTSPYIITNMSNSGEILLEEIGQIPPLNNFPLTNTVNMKSDANVLIDNNNSVLQNVYEVQYTKQSSKKFDINASLAVTEYDIDQDKADFLIEEPSIQMHLNQTQNIPILTYNCKNLLQQRVDIDAQEKLLEFDIEPPWIVKKHFWNKIYDNRYESLMRNPNWPPLKVILIPRTHVDTVWKKPFHVYHEETVHKIITNMIKKLQFYSNLTFTWNEVSHLSQWWKFASQKRRVNLRRLVREGRLEITTGGWVETDEATSNLFGILHQFTEGHQWLHRFLKYKPNVAWLTNSVTHSPSFPYILSASGISYLVFTNIHFSWEQFFAEYQYSDFMWLQNWDHDKSTENAINEVLNRIGKDRYPKHTVLTHYLQFNSDGFEACGPHKHICNDEFNFANKILDINTYNVKRKSERLLEQYSKTGTTSPHNIIIAPIGNPFHFSTQTEFDYQYNNYLRISDFINTNQNIYKATVEFGTPINYFAAITERHKSYYPTLKGDFLNFADIQDTNAAYWTGYFTTRPILKILLRRLQATLRSTEILFTFTLNLNALRGNVSEMFEKLANVREIVARLQDRNVLSGTLPANMVRYIQNQILTAVKDCWYIQEYSISLLTSKSDNNEKYIFKYVYRDGEFISPFKSVAPGDYLYVFNSYSHERSELVELITRNPNIRVVDHNKKDIMIQINPFWKYNSDRNVIQISKQFYKIIFVIKVPPMTIELFKVKETYDVTLSTSTVYCMMCAEEPLNGGNSNFQFSIQPVETGDIQIENYKFRLIFDEMTGFLKTVIEKENYREKQILMNYGAFKSSDTHSGLFLFKANTSNPLSNIFENPKKVTNAKVMLITSGNVATDFVSIYGRLLQHTVQIYNIANSPLTNVIRVDSKVDYEASPKNRELEMFMSIQTDISNGNPPEIVIDNNGFQYTPRKLNLSRPVESNMIVMTSMAFIQDETCRLTFITDHAQGVTALQEGQIVVMLDRRVLFNDGRGIDEGLADSSSTNHVHYILLENLIHDESKNKQLSKPIISMPSILAIHLVNTLNYPLDIFFIDRNLFDLCYYAFLPLIQSTFACDVTVINFRTLSKRLSTSLPITALITLHRQSYSCQISYSDLFHCNSDVSFNLEQILQNVKNVYQTNLVGTSDGVPMSNINLINFPAMELITLKVKFR from the exons ATGCGCGTAAACGGTACTCCCGTGATTGAAATATTAGTTTTCCTTTTGATTTGTGATGCTTTCTGCTATGAAAAAA cTTTGCGAAAAATTGTGCGAAATCAATCCAAAATGATCCAAACACCTTTCAGTGACACTAAGTATACGACcaataattattcacaatCTTCCCATCTAAGAGATTTTCTGATGTTTCCTGGATACACTCAAGTAAAAGGAGGCGTTCATAAAATGCAAAGGCCAAGAGTTTCGACAATTTTATCATCGGTAGAAACAGGTAGAAGTAAGGCAACGTActcaaaaatgaaattaagtaaaaatggTCATCAAAATGAACTGAGATTGGCTAGagatacattttacaatacatCAGATTTACCAAGCAAAACAAACGTTCTGTTTCCTGATTATACCTCTCCATACATCATCACAAATATGAGTAATTCGGGAGAAATTTTACTTGAAGAAATAGGTCAAATACcaccattaaataattttccacTGACTAATACAGTTAATATGAAATCAGACgcaaatgttttaatagataataataattcagtattacaaaatgtatatgaGGTccaatatacaaaacaatcaTCAAAAAAATTCGATATCAATGCGAGTCTGGCAGTAACTGAATATGACATCGATCAGGATAAAGCAGATTTTCTCATAGAAGAACCCAGTATCCAGATGCATTtaaatcaaactcaaaacaTACCGATTTTAACATACAATTGCAAAAACTTATTGCAACAGAGAGTAGACATTGACGCACAGGAGAAGTTACTAGAATTTGATATAGAA CCGCCTTGGatagtaaaaaaacatttttggaataaaatttatgataatcgCTACGAGTCTCTAATGAGAAATCCTAATTGGCCTCCACTTAAA gtaaTTCTTATTCCTCGAACACATGTAGACACTGTTTGGAAAAAGCCATTTCATGTATATCACGAGGAGactgtacataaaataataacaaacatgattaagaaattgcaattttattccAACCTTACATTTACTTGGAACGAAGTATCTCATTTAAGCCAATGGTGGAAATTCGCATCACAGAAAAGGCGTGTT AACCTGCGTCGTTTAGTTAGGGAAGGGAGACTTGAAATAACCACAGGTGGTTGGGTGGAAACAGACGAAGCTACATCAAATCTATTCGGAATACTTCATCAGTTTACCGAAG gtCATCAGTGGCTTCATCGTTTTTTAAAGTACAAACCAAATGTAGCTTGGCTGACCAATAGTGTGACACATAGCCCTTCatttccatatattttatctgcatCTGGTATTTCATACTTGGTTTTTACCAATATCCATTTTTCATGGGAGCAATTTTTTGCTGAGTATCAATACAGCGATTTTATGTGGCTACAAAACTGGGATCATGACAAATCAACAGAAAATGCTATAAATGaagttttaaatagaattggGAAAGATAGATATCCGAAGCACACGGTTCTCACTCATTATTTACAGTTTAATTCAGACGGATTTGAGGCCTGTGGTCCTCATAAACACATTTGTAACGATGAGTTTAACTTTGCTAATAAAATTCTAGACATCAATACGTATAACGTCAAAAGGAAGTCTGAAAGATTGCTAGAACAGTACTCAAAAACAGGAACTACGTCTccacataacattataattgctCCTATAGGAAATCCATTTCATTTCAGCACTCAAACGGAATTTGATTaccaatacaataattacttaCGAATATCTGACTTCATCAAtactaatcaaaatatttataaagctacCGTGGAGTTTGGTACACCAATCAATTATTTTGCTGCAATCACTGAAAGACATAAATCATACTATCCTACATTGAAAggagattttttaaacttcgCTGATATACAAGATACCAACGCTGCTTATTGGACTGGTTATTTTACAACAAgacctatattaaaaattttactgaGACGGCTCCAAGCTACCCTTCGTTCCACAGAAATTTTGTtcacatttacattaaatctAAATGCCCTTCGAGGCAACGTATCCGAAATGTTTGAAAAGTTAGCAAATGTTAGAGAAATTGTTGCTCGGCTTCAAGACCGCAATGTTCTAAGCGGAACTTTACCTGCTAATATGGTAAGATACATCCAGAACCAAATTCTAACAGCAGTCAAAGACTGCTGGTATATTCAGGAATATTCGATTAGCCTTCTCACTAGTAAGTctgataataatgaaaagtatatttttaagtatgtgTACCGAGACGGTGAATTTATATCCCCTTTTAAATCAGTGGCACCTGGTGACTATCTTTATGTGTTTAATTCCTACAGTCACGAGAGAAGTGAGTTAGTAGAATTAATAACAAGAAATCCTAACATAAGAGTTGTCgatcacaataaaaaagacattATGATTCAAATAAATCCATTTTGGAAGTATAACAGTGATAGGAATGTAatacaaatatcaaaacagttttataaaattatatttgttatcaaaGTCCCTCCAATGAcgattgaattatttaaagttaaagaGACGTACGATGTAACGCTTAGTACTTCCACAGTATACTGTATGATGTGTGCTGAAGAACCCTTAAATGGGGGTAATTCTAACTTTCAATTTAGCATACAACCTGTAGAGACAGGAgatattcaaattgaaaactataaatttCGTTTAATATTCGACGAAATGACGGGGTTCTTGAAAACAgttattgaaaaagaaaattaccgTGAGAAACAAATCTTAATGAATTACGGTGCATTCAAGAGTTCTGATACTCATTCAggtttattcttatttaaggCAAACACTTCAAATCctttatctaatatttttgaaaatccaAAAAAAGTTACCAATGCTAAAGTTATGTTGATAACGTCTGGCAATGTCGCCACTGACTTTGTTTCTATTTACGGTCGACTATTGCAACATACCGTGCAAATATACAACATTGCAAATAGTCCTTTGACGAATGTTATTCGAGTTGATAGTAAAGTAGATTATGAGGCGTCTCCAAAAAACAGAGAACTAGAAATGTTCATGTCTATACAAACGGATATCAGTAACGGTAATCCTCCAGAAAtagtaatagataataatggTTTTCAGTATACACcacgtaaattaaatttaagcagACCCGTTGAATCAAATATGATTGTTATGACAAGTATGGCATTTATTCAAGATGAGACGTGTAGATTAACTTTCATAACAGACCATGCTCAAGGAGTCACGGCTTTGCAAGAGGGACAAATAGTTGTAATGCTGGATAGGAgggtattatttaatgatggTCGCGGCATTGATGAAGGCTTAGCTGATAGTAGTTCGACGAATCATGTGCACTATATTTTGCTAGAAAACTTGATACACGATGAATCAAAAAACAAGCAACTATCAAAACCGATTATTTCAATGCCAAGTATATTAGCTATTCATTTGGTAAACACTCTGAACTACccattagatatttttttcattgatcGAAATTTATTCGATCTATGCTATTATGCGTTTCTACCTTTGATTCAGAGTACTTTTGCATGCGATGTAACAGTCATAAATTTTAGAACGCTATCCAAAAGGTTGTCGACTTCTTTACCAATTACTGCCTTGATAACATTACATAGGCAAAGTTACTCGTGCCAGATTTCTTATTCTGAcctatttcattgcaattccgatgtaagttttaatttagaacaaattttacaaaacgttaaaaatgtatatcaaaCTAATTTAGTTGGTACCAGTGATGGCGTACCTATGTCTAATATTAATCTGATAAATTTTCCGGCTATGGaactaataacattaaaagtaaaatttagaTAA
- the LOC119835406 gene encoding ADP-ribosylation factor-like protein 5B, translating to MGLLISKIWSLFGNEEHKLVLVGLDNAGKTTILYQLLLGEAVHTRPTIGSNVEEVVWKNLRFVMWDLGGQQSLRSAWNTYYTNSEFVIMVIDSTDRQRLSISREELHRMLTHEELSKACLLVYANKQDVKGSMTAAEISEQLNLTSIKHHPWHIQACCALTGEGLHLGLEWIASRIKKK from the exons atGGGTCTTCTTATATCGAAAATTTGGAGTTTATTTGGCAATGAAG AACATAAGTTGGTGCTAGTGGGTCTTGACAATGCGGGAAAAACAACAATACTGTATCAGTTACTCCTGGGAGAGGCTGTTCATACACGGCCTACTATTGGGTCTAATGTTGAAGAAGTAGTGTGGAAAAATCTACGTTTTGTAATGTGGGATCTTGGTGGACAACAAAGTTTGCGCTCTGCCTGGAATACATATTACACTAACAGTGAG TTTGTAATAATGGTCATAGACTCAACTGATCGCCAGAGATTAAGCATAAGTCGCGAAGAGCTTCATAGAATGTTGACACATGAGGAGTTGAGCAAGGCTTGTCTCCTTGTATATGCTAATAAAcag GATGTAAAAGGATCTATGACAGCTGCTGAAATTTCTGAACAACTGAATTtaacatctataaaacatCACCCTTGGCATATCCAAGCATGCTGTGCTCTAACTGGAGAAGG TTTGCACCTCGGCCTTGAATGGATAGCCAGTAGAATAAAGAAGAAATGA